A genomic region of Photobacterium swingsii contains the following coding sequences:
- a CDS encoding DUF721 domain-containing protein, whose amino-acid sequence MRDHRPQTPAHLLDDSTLGNIQQRAVALAKLNEAVKQHLNCAEHCRVSNYRQQTLIIEVSSANWSMRLNFERNTLMTKLREKLLPQLKQIEIKVNPNLAVDLERKQHKVPDIIRKPITEKAAGYLLYTAQSAPDKVKARLERIAALAKRRQS is encoded by the coding sequence ATGCGAGACCATCGTCCACAAACTCCGGCTCACTTGTTGGATGACTCCACCCTTGGCAATATCCAGCAGCGTGCGGTTGCACTGGCTAAATTAAATGAAGCCGTTAAACAACACTTAAATTGTGCTGAACATTGTCGTGTGAGTAATTATCGTCAGCAGACACTGATCATTGAGGTTTCATCGGCTAACTGGTCGATGCGCTTGAATTTCGAAAGAAATACACTGATGACTAAGCTACGTGAAAAATTACTGCCACAGTTAAAACAAATTGAGATAAAGGTTAACCCCAATCTTGCTGTTGATCTGGAGCGAAAACAGCACAAAGTGCCGGATATTATCCGTAAACCCATTACAGAAAAAGCAGCGGGTTATTTACTCTATACGGCACAGAGTGCGCCAGACAAGGTAAAAGCACGTTTAGAACGTATTGCGGCCTTAGCCAAGCGGCGTCAGTCATAA
- the lpxC gene encoding UDP-3-O-acyl-N-acetylglucosamine deacetylase: protein MIRQRTLKSIVQTTGVGLHSGRKVTLILRPAAANTGVIYRRTDLNPPVDFPANADSVRDTMLCTALVNDEGVRISTVEHLNAALAGMGIDNVIIEVDAPEIPIMDGSASPFIYLLQSAGIDTLNAPKRFLRIKKTVRVEDGDKWAELRPYNGFRLDFAIEFNHPAIDSEQQRLLLDFSSQSFVKDISRARTFGFMHDIEYLQSQNLCLGGSFDNAIVLDQYRILNEDGLRFDNELVTHKVLDAIGDLYMCGHNIVGEMAAYKSGHALNNKLLRAVLADQEAYEWTTYQDEKDSPVTLAQPGMVLA from the coding sequence TTATTCTACGCCCTGCCGCGGCGAATACGGGTGTGATCTATCGTCGTACTGACCTTAATCCACCTGTGGATTTCCCTGCGAATGCAGATTCAGTGCGCGATACTATGCTATGTACTGCCCTTGTTAATGATGAAGGCGTACGTATCTCAACGGTTGAGCACTTAAACGCTGCGCTGGCAGGTATGGGTATCGATAATGTGATTATCGAAGTTGATGCACCTGAAATTCCAATTATGGATGGCAGTGCAAGCCCATTTATTTACTTGCTACAGTCTGCAGGTATCGATACGTTAAATGCGCCAAAACGCTTTTTACGCATCAAAAAAACTGTTCGCGTTGAAGATGGCGACAAGTGGGCGGAATTACGTCCATATAACGGTTTCCGTTTAGATTTCGCTATTGAATTTAATCATCCTGCGATTGATTCAGAGCAGCAGCGTTTATTGTTAGATTTTTCTAGCCAATCATTTGTAAAAGACATTAGTCGTGCACGTACTTTTGGTTTCATGCACGATATCGAATACCTACAATCACAAAACTTATGTTTAGGTGGTAGTTTCGATAACGCAATCGTACTCGACCAGTACCGTATTCTGAATGAAGATGGTCTGCGTTTTGATAACGAATTAGTGACACACAAAGTATTGGATGCCATTGGTGACCTTTATATGTGTGGTCATAATATTGTGGGTGAAATGGCGGCATATAAGTCAGGCCATGCACTTAACAATAAATTATTGCGTGCAGTGTTAGCTGATCAAGAAGCTTACGAATGGACAACCTACCAAGATGAGAAAGACTCACCAGTGACTTTGGCTCAGCCAGGTATGGTATTAGCGTAA